A region of Nitrospinota bacterium DNA encodes the following proteins:
- a CDS encoding CHASE domain-containing protein, protein MTNGKKPWWSPFLSKPYAAAVLIVGISLSGAIYGELRALEEDRFESGFRSKTGNLTASIQNGVNERLAALESVWIWINAEMRGGLYNKMASFRAEFDVISGHMVSRYGSVRMIGFLPLIKGVSVHAFEKAARKNGGAGFTIRQKEKDGSVKPANGANDYYPLYLVTPAGPDKNLEGLDFSSDPVFKGAMDMCRARRGPYSTGPVKLPGGGDNAKYIFVFWPLDKNWASGAAVGKEDPPFGFAMAVFDAGKLVTSSLSSIDMEGIHVHLYDMHDTTIPIADRFIMDAGKPDNYLEEHPADIHGDVFGKYNIARGMNVAGRPWSAVFMPAAEYLQLEKSSHAAMAFWSGVAVTLALTWQLAGLVRRNEMVERLVAQRTAEIVHLNRLSSLGEMSAGVAHEMNQPFTGIMNYAEIAREYLDMDPPQMDKVRESLAKIAGQVRRGKEFIKDLKTFAGSGDSSVTKVDVNHLIERTLDMLSPTMKKNGVTVTTELSSGLACVPGSQLRLEQSLVNVINNAMEASEGKDERRIRVTTHRLGDGHILVSVEDNGAGFAPEVAEKIFDPFFTTKSKKEGCGLGLAISRRIIHDHGGEITARSIPGGGAVFSIMLKSDEHGHA, encoded by the coding sequence ATGACGAACGGCAAAAAGCCGTGGTGGAGCCCATTTCTGAGCAAACCGTATGCCGCCGCGGTGTTGATTGTGGGCATAAGCCTTTCAGGCGCCATATACGGCGAGTTGCGCGCGCTGGAGGAAGACCGGTTTGAAAGCGGGTTCCGCTCCAAAACGGGCAACCTGACCGCATCCATCCAAAACGGCGTAAATGAAAGGCTTGCCGCCCTTGAATCGGTGTGGATATGGATAAACGCCGAAATGCGCGGCGGTTTATACAACAAAATGGCTTCCTTCCGCGCCGAGTTTGACGTTATCAGCGGCCACATGGTTTCAAGATATGGAAGCGTGCGCATGATCGGCTTCCTTCCGTTGATCAAAGGCGTGAGCGTCCATGCTTTCGAAAAAGCGGCGCGAAAAAACGGAGGGGCGGGTTTTACAATCAGGCAAAAGGAAAAGGACGGCTCCGTCAAGCCGGCTAACGGGGCGAACGATTATTATCCGCTTTATCTTGTCACCCCCGCCGGGCCGGATAAAAATCTTGAAGGGCTGGATTTTTCATCCGATCCCGTTTTCAAGGGCGCAATGGACATGTGCCGGGCCAGGCGGGGGCCGTATTCCACGGGGCCCGTGAAACTGCCGGGCGGCGGTGATAACGCAAAATACATTTTCGTGTTCTGGCCGCTTGATAAAAATTGGGCGTCCGGCGCGGCCGTGGGGAAAGAAGACCCGCCGTTTGGATTTGCCATGGCGGTCTTTGACGCCGGCAAACTTGTCACCTCCTCGCTTTCGAGCATTGATATGGAAGGGATACATGTCCACCTTTACGACATGCACGACACAACCATTCCCATTGCGGATCGCTTCATAATGGACGCCGGCAAACCTGACAATTACCTGGAGGAGCATCCGGCGGACATTCATGGCGACGTGTTCGGAAAGTACAACATTGCGAGGGGCATGAACGTGGCCGGAAGGCCGTGGTCGGCGGTGTTCATGCCGGCCGCCGAATACCTCCAGCTTGAAAAAAGCTCCCACGCCGCGATGGCGTTCTGGAGCGGGGTTGCGGTCACTTTGGCGCTCACATGGCAGTTGGCCGGCCTTGTCAGGAGAAACGAAATGGTGGAGCGGCTGGTGGCCCAGCGCACGGCGGAGATTGTCCACTTAAACCGGCTTTCGTCGCTGGGCGAAATGTCCGCCGGGGTGGCCCACGAGATGAACCAGCCGTTCACCGGGATAATGAATTACGCGGAGATAGCCAGGGAATACCTGGACATGGATCCGCCGCAAATGGACAAGGTCCGCGAAAGCCTGGCCAAAATCGCCGGGCAGGTGCGCCGGGGAAAGGAGTTCATCAAGGACCTGAAGACGTTCGCGGGCTCCGGCGATTCATCAGTGACCAAAGTGGACGTAAACCACCTGATCGAAAGGACGCTGGACATGCTTTCGCCGACAATGAAAAAAAACGGGGTGACGGTGACCACGGAGCTTTCCAGCGGGCTTGCCTGCGTGCCTGGCAGCCAGCTTCGGCTCGAGCAGTCGCTTGTCAACGTCATAAACAACGCGATGGAAGCCTCGGAGGGAAAGGATGAAAGACGCATCCGCGTGACAACCCACAGGCTGGGCGACGGGCATATCCTTGTGTCGGTGGAAGACAACGGCGCAGGGTTCGCCCCGGAAGTGGCGGAGAAGATATTCGACCCGTTTTTCACCACCAAGAGCAAAAAGGAGGGATGCGGGCTGGGGCTTGCGATATCCCGCCGGATAATACACGATCACGGGGGGGAGATCACCGCCCGCTCCATTCCGGGAGGGGGCGCGGTTTTTTCGATAATGTTGAAGAGCGATGAACATGGACATGCCTGA
- a CDS encoding PQQ-binding-like beta-propeller repeat protein, producing MKKLTVLFALIAFTASALWPSTAGANSRTFPSGSYIIPMNSTYQPSADKGIFMAYGLVFQILKAGGTVYWIIDESKTTISAPDITISSTTVSPVVSLYNHAGGTSAVSGVGSTVSYSGAPFVITTQDGLTQSQIETIINDAGWTPVDVHKANIAFTANVSRELKGTPPKLALLNSVEDLTTGNAQILESYLRLAGICTDVYTIVSPNNVRDGALASGGYTILWAPHWTGYSSYSTDGNGNGITDVEDIVTNVASFLDAGNSLFAECASIEVFEHSQNGHFLTNYGIDHDGGTNDSAKIIYHDTTAPFSQVGDYTYAPEGGHLHNWRPFTQNAPPSPAETYDSNFTPVPSQPAQYNSTVSRFTYDDADGNLTTTTDQWDYYTGGRKNGDDTKGYVVYLGGHKYATCSSGGSTALTTGVHNWDFEQKSNIGSEVYTFVVTYTGGSASCTAGSPCTVTASNVSKAAHDVTVGTILQLNFASATISGDKKISGVVVTNLGTSAISISSIRASWTGGSSSQKTKKLSDTTDGSTLYSSEESSGHTYSISSSYSIESPSTGSGVSCVNNSDCSFTNVAGVRYVLNTLFNLQYTVVDVDYMRSSPVVMDNTLYQGSFAYPSYRGHMKAYDATSASSTPLADLADSVPASSSRTLYTSVDGANMIPFTTAQLGTNTSFQTALSMSVPYAGNTAAYDKVVNRIRGKTSTGADMANRLGAVEHSAAAIVKPYNRSNATRPVTAYFGTLDGVLEAFNVNSLHGGAGAVTELWGYVPKSQLGALKDDRTITNPVQPFPGADASPTVSEAYYDHDNNPGTDKQWRTILTTLHGKYGASRSIIAMDITDPTSPSLKWETVGTNPSTGLEVMGNGYKTAIGPVLDAGGSVQAMVFAATTKVVNTSAIPAEMGGVQVFAFDLKTGATLWRFSVDYSGTQNELPGAIVLLDKTRDGYIDEVIVGDMDGRLWELDALTGSNVNGAGIPLFNGGSGATVSNAGVNYPISAPPTIAVDENFHFIVIFGTGGADFAPADASYIHSIIAIDITDKLATPSTLNGAGTFLWQQNLAVGEKVWGSPTVANGIVYVNTMFGTGESANPRDDINSTTSVGKLHAIDMKTGAATFTLDTANSRGSVYIKKGHAYVSSRDGQVIQVGNEDFSSGTPVNVHVLSWEEK from the coding sequence ATGAAAAAGCTTACAGTTTTATTTGCGTTGATTGCGTTCACCGCTTCGGCGCTGTGGCCTTCCACGGCCGGCGCAAACAGCAGGACGTTCCCCTCGGGAAGCTACATCATCCCGATGAACTCCACCTATCAGCCTTCCGCGGACAAGGGTATATTCATGGCCTATGGCCTCGTGTTCCAGATTCTAAAGGCCGGCGGCACGGTGTACTGGATTATAGACGAGTCGAAAACCACGATAAGCGCGCCGGACATCACGATAAGCTCCACCACTGTGTCGCCCGTGGTTTCATTGTACAACCATGCCGGAGGAACGTCGGCTGTGTCCGGGGTGGGTTCCACCGTGTCATACTCGGGCGCTCCGTTTGTCATCACCACGCAGGACGGGCTCACCCAGTCCCAGATAGAGACGATCATAAACGACGCGGGGTGGACGCCTGTGGACGTCCACAAGGCCAACATAGCGTTCACCGCCAACGTGTCGCGGGAGCTTAAAGGCACTCCGCCGAAACTGGCCCTTCTCAACAGCGTGGAGGACCTGACCACCGGCAACGCTCAGATACTGGAGTCGTACCTGCGGCTGGCGGGCATCTGCACGGACGTTTACACCATCGTCTCGCCCAACAATGTGCGCGACGGGGCGTTGGCGTCCGGAGGCTACACGATTCTGTGGGCGCCTCACTGGACCGGTTATTCGTCATATAGCACCGACGGCAACGGTAACGGTATCACGGACGTTGAAGACATAGTAACGAACGTGGCCTCGTTCCTGGACGCGGGCAACTCCCTTTTCGCCGAATGCGCCAGCATCGAGGTGTTCGAGCACAGCCAAAACGGCCATTTCCTCACAAATTACGGCATAGACCATGACGGCGGCACGAATGACTCCGCGAAGATCATTTATCACGACACGACGGCGCCCTTCTCGCAGGTGGGTGACTACACATACGCTCCCGAGGGCGGCCACCTCCACAATTGGCGCCCCTTCACCCAGAACGCTCCGCCATCACCAGCGGAGACATACGACAGCAACTTCACTCCTGTGCCAAGCCAGCCGGCGCAGTATAACTCCACCGTCTCCAGGTTCACCTATGACGACGCCGACGGAAACCTTACCACCACCACCGACCAGTGGGATTATTACACAGGCGGCAGGAAGAATGGCGACGATACCAAGGGCTACGTCGTATACCTTGGCGGGCACAAATACGCCACGTGCAGTTCCGGCGGGAGCACCGCCCTTACAACCGGTGTTCACAACTGGGATTTTGAACAGAAGTCCAACATTGGAAGCGAAGTGTACACATTCGTGGTGACTTACACCGGAGGGAGCGCAAGTTGCACCGCTGGCTCCCCATGCACAGTCACCGCCAGCAACGTAAGCAAGGCAGCCCACGACGTCACGGTGGGAACCATCCTTCAGCTCAACTTCGCCTCCGCCACGATATCCGGAGACAAGAAGATAAGCGGCGTCGTGGTGACCAACCTGGGCACATCGGCGATAAGCATATCCTCCATCAGGGCGTCCTGGACCGGCGGAAGCTCCAGCCAGAAAACCAAAAAACTTTCCGACACGACGGATGGCAGCACGCTTTACAGTTCCGAGGAGAGCTCCGGGCACACGTACTCCATATCGAGCAGCTACAGTATAGAAAGCCCCAGCACGGGAAGCGGCGTCAGCTGCGTGAACAACTCCGATTGTTCCTTCACCAACGTGGCCGGCGTGCGCTACGTGCTCAATACGCTATTTAACCTTCAATACACCGTGGTGGACGTGGACTATATGCGTTCTTCGCCGGTGGTGATGGACAATACTCTTTACCAGGGGTCTTTCGCGTATCCCTCCTATAGGGGGCATATGAAAGCGTATGACGCCACCTCGGCAAGCAGCACGCCATTGGCGGACCTGGCGGACAGTGTGCCGGCTTCCTCAAGCAGGACGTTATATACGTCCGTTGACGGGGCGAACATGATACCTTTCACCACGGCCCAGCTTGGGACGAACACAAGCTTCCAGACCGCGCTGAGCATGTCTGTCCCCTATGCGGGCAACACAGCCGCATATGACAAGGTGGTAAACCGGATCCGGGGCAAGACCTCCACCGGAGCGGACATGGCCAACAGGCTTGGCGCCGTGGAACATTCGGCGGCGGCGATAGTCAAACCGTACAACAGGTCCAACGCCACGCGCCCGGTGACGGCGTATTTCGGCACGCTGGACGGAGTTCTGGAGGCGTTCAACGTCAATTCCCTTCACGGCGGGGCGGGGGCGGTCACGGAACTTTGGGGCTACGTTCCAAAGAGCCAGCTTGGCGCCTTGAAGGACGATCGCACAATTACTAACCCAGTCCAGCCGTTCCCCGGCGCGGACGCGTCGCCGACCGTGTCGGAGGCGTATTACGACCACGACAACAACCCGGGCACCGACAAGCAGTGGCGCACCATTCTGACGACCCTGCACGGCAAGTACGGCGCGTCCCGAAGCATCATCGCCATGGACATCACGGATCCGACCAGCCCGTCGCTCAAGTGGGAGACCGTGGGAACCAATCCCTCCACCGGCCTGGAGGTGATGGGCAACGGCTACAAGACGGCGATAGGACCCGTGCTTGACGCGGGCGGCTCCGTGCAGGCGATGGTTTTCGCCGCGACCACCAAGGTGGTCAACACCAGCGCCATTCCCGCGGAGATGGGGGGGGTGCAGGTGTTTGCCTTTGATCTTAAGACGGGGGCCACGCTGTGGAGGTTCTCCGTGGACTACAGCGGCACGCAGAACGAGCTTCCGGGCGCCATAGTGTTGCTTGACAAGACCCGTGACGGATATATAGACGAAGTGATTGTGGGCGACATGGACGGCCGGCTATGGGAGCTTGACGCCCTGACCGGCTCGAACGTGAACGGGGCCGGCATACCGTTGTTCAACGGCGGCTCGGGCGCCACAGTCAGCAACGCGGGCGTCAACTATCCGATCTCGGCGCCCCCCACGATCGCCGTTGACGAGAACTTCCACTTCATCGTGATCTTCGGGACCGGCGGCGCGGATTTCGCCCCGGCGGACGCAAGCTACATCCATTCCATCATCGCCATAGACATCACGGACAAGTTGGCCACGCCATCCACCTTGAACGGCGCGGGCACGTTCCTCTGGCAACAGAACCTCGCGGTGGGCGAAAAGGTGTGGGGATCGCCCACTGTGGCCAACGGCATAGTGTACGTGAACACCATGTTCGGCACCGGCGAGAGCGCCAACCCGAGGGACGACATCAACTCCACCACCAGCGTCGGCAAGCTTCACGCCATAGACATGAAGACCGGGGCCGCCACGTTCACGCTGGACACTGCCAACTCACGCGGGTCGGTCTATATCAAGAAGGGGCACGCGTATGTCTCATCGAGGGACGGGCAGGTGATCCAGGTGGGCAACGAGGACTTCTCGTCGGGCACGCCGGTGAACGTCCATGTCCTTTCGTGGGAGGAGAAATGA
- a CDS encoding prepilin-type N-terminal cleavage/methylation domain-containing protein has translation MRLSMTGGRSCPGWSGGNGGFSIIEVLVASTILTVALMGFLSVAVSATNLDGRNKDQAKAIALVNDKYEELKAADFSTIAASSEANIDIDHTSGAIVAGKFTRAVTVAQVDPAIPATVAQSVTVAITWTGHTVSQTSIFMKP, from the coding sequence ATGCGGCTTTCAATGACTGGCGGAAGAAGTTGTCCCGGATGGAGTGGCGGCAATGGTGGTTTTTCCATCATTGAAGTGCTTGTGGCATCCACAATCCTCACAGTCGCCTTGATGGGATTTCTTTCGGTGGCCGTTTCCGCCACCAACTTGGACGGCAGGAACAAGGACCAGGCCAAGGCCATCGCCCTTGTGAACGACAAGTATGAAGAGTTGAAAGCAGCCGATTTCAGCACTATCGCAGCAAGCTCCGAAGCGAACATTGACATAGACCATACAAGCGGCGCGATCGTGGCCGGCAAATTCACCCGGGCCGTGACTGTGGCCCAGGTGGACCCCGCGATCCCCGCCACGGTGGCGCAGAGCGTCACGGTGGCCATAACCTGGACAGGGCACACCGTTTCCCAAACCTCCATTTTCATGAAACCGTAA
- a CDS encoding DUF4124 domain-containing protein, which translates to MIMKTARTTAIALSAFILLSGTDCPAQVYKWVDENGHTHYGNDPTKTPQGSKREKVSSKGMADESYKVEEPPAPAQTEAPKTGAGKSMGVEVVGDNIEILDSPTGLARVKASLKNNFSYPVEGVRLEVIFILRNSKKTEPVVFPYSGAKPGGKLASGEIGVIDQETSYTSDGIRGYQYQVVWNFYKGPGQEGQPQSDTAPEGATGEAAAPQ; encoded by the coding sequence ATGATTATGAAGACTGCGCGGACAACCGCCATCGCCCTTTCAGCTTTTATTCTCCTTTCCGGGACAGATTGCCCGGCGCAGGTATATAAATGGGTGGACGAAAATGGCCATACCCATTACGGCAACGATCCCACCAAGACACCCCAAGGCTCCAAACGGGAAAAAGTGTCAAGCAAGGGGATGGCCGATGAATCATACAAAGTCGAGGAGCCTCCGGCCCCCGCACAGACCGAAGCGCCCAAAACCGGCGCTGGCAAGTCCATGGGGGTGGAAGTGGTCGGCGACAACATTGAGATACTCGATTCCCCCACGGGCCTTGCGCGGGTGAAGGCGTCGCTTAAGAACAATTTCAGCTATCCTGTGGAAGGGGTCCGGCTGGAGGTGATATTCATACTCCGCAATTCAAAAAAGACCGAGCCGGTTGTATTTCCATATTCTGGCGCAAAACCGGGGGGCAAGCTTGCGTCCGGGGAGATAGGAGTGATAGACCAGGAGACCTCCTACACTTCCGACGGTATCCGGGGTTACCAATACCAGGTGGTCTGGAATTTTTACAAGGGCCCTGGACAGGAAGGCCAGCCTCAAAGTGACACCGCCCCGGAAGGGGCCACCGGAGAGGCCGCCGCACCCCAATAA
- a CDS encoding ABC transporter ATP-binding protein, whose protein sequence is MPAGPVIELRDIRKTYMMGETKVEALKGVSISLQAGEFTALLGPSGSGKSTLLNICGLLDTPDSGEYLFNGGNGGGEKHLTTLRRKSIGFIFQSFNLIPVMTAYENVEYPLLLAGTPAKERKEAVERILEETGVAAFKHHPPDKLSGGQRQRVAIARALVKKPKLVIADEPTASLDSDTAAMVVDLMKSMAGSHAVTFLIATHDERMSRHCGRAITMADGRLI, encoded by the coding sequence ATGCCAGCCGGACCGGTTATAGAACTGCGCGATATCAGGAAGACCTACATGATGGGGGAAACGAAGGTGGAAGCGTTGAAAGGTGTGTCCATTTCGCTTCAGGCCGGTGAATTCACCGCCCTGCTTGGCCCTTCCGGCAGCGGGAAAAGCACGCTGCTGAACATCTGCGGCCTGCTGGACACTCCCGATTCCGGCGAATACCTTTTCAATGGAGGCAACGGCGGCGGCGAGAAACATTTGACAACCCTGCGCCGCAAAAGTATCGGATTTATTTTCCAGAGCTTCAACCTCATCCCGGTGATGACAGCGTATGAGAACGTGGAATATCCCCTCCTGCTGGCGGGAACTCCCGCAAAGGAGCGCAAGGAGGCGGTGGAGCGGATATTGGAGGAGACCGGCGTGGCCGCGTTCAAACACCATCCGCCAGACAAGCTTTCCGGGGGCCAGCGCCAGAGGGTGGCCATCGCCCGCGCGCTTGTGAAAAAACCAAAACTTGTGATCGCCGACGAGCCCACCGCAAGCCTGGACTCGGACACCGCCGCCATGGTGGTTGACCTTATGAAGTCCATGGCTGGATCCCACGCCGTCACGTTCCTTATCGCCACCCACGACGAGCGGATGAGCCGTCACTGCGGAAGGGCCATCACCATGGCCGACGGGAGGCTGATATGA